A section of the Candidatus Lokiarchaeota archaeon genome encodes:
- the ychF gene encoding redox-regulated ATPase YchF, with the protein MAFRIGIVGKPSCGKTSFTNAACMTSFKVGSYPFTTIEANVGVTHVRTDCACQDFDVEDNPQNSICIDGVRLIPVKLIDVAGLVPGAHEGRGMGNQFLDDLRQADVLIHIVDASGTLDEKGQEVAAGSYDPVDDVKFLESEITEWILGIIKDDWRRIIGRVRAEGAKLSELLLDKLSGLKIERIHLLKAIRESGLKAENVDQWSNENLRQFVEELHTIAKPIIIAANKMDLPTADENYKRLKEAYPEKMVVPVSALAEKVLKDLDKQEIIKYIPGDDDFDVLDSDKLAKGELKQLQKIKDRILKKYDGTGVQGILNKAVFDFLDYITVYPVQDVNSLTDSNGNVLPDAYLVPMGTTAKEFAGYIHSDLEDNFVHAIDARTKMRVSDDHILEDRDVIKIVSAGGR; encoded by the coding sequence GTGGCATTCAGAATTGGCATCGTTGGAAAACCCTCATGCGGTAAGACATCGTTTACAAACGCAGCGTGTATGACATCATTCAAGGTGGGATCATACCCGTTTACCACCATTGAAGCTAATGTTGGAGTCACGCACGTACGAACAGACTGTGCCTGCCAAGATTTCGATGTAGAAGACAATCCACAAAACTCCATATGCATTGATGGTGTCAGACTTATTCCCGTCAAGCTTATTGATGTTGCAGGGTTGGTACCAGGAGCACATGAAGGAAGGGGCATGGGAAATCAGTTTCTGGATGACTTGCGGCAAGCAGATGTACTTATTCACATTGTCGATGCAAGTGGCACTTTGGATGAGAAGGGACAAGAGGTAGCAGCTGGAAGCTATGATCCTGTCGATGACGTCAAATTTTTGGAGAGCGAAATTACGGAATGGATTTTAGGAATCATTAAAGATGACTGGCGTAGAATAATAGGGCGAGTAAGAGCTGAAGGCGCCAAACTGAGTGAGCTACTTCTCGACAAACTATCAGGTCTCAAAATTGAAAGGATTCACCTTCTGAAGGCCATTCGGGAATCAGGACTGAAGGCCGAGAATGTTGATCAATGGTCCAACGAGAATCTCCGCCAGTTTGTTGAAGAACTGCATACGATAGCGAAACCAATTATCATTGCAGCGAACAAGATGGATTTACCAACTGCTGATGAAAACTACAAGCGATTGAAAGAGGCTTATCCTGAAAAAATGGTTGTGCCTGTGAGTGCATTGGCCGAGAAGGTGCTGAAGGATTTGGACAAACAGGAGATAATCAAGTATATCCCTGGTGACGACGACTTTGATGTCTTGGATTCGGACAAGCTAGCAAAGGGTGAATTAAAACAGCTTCAAAAAATCAAGGATAGGATACTTAAGAAGTACGACGGAACCGGAGTCCAGGGCATTCTCAACAAGGCAGTATTTGATTTTCTGGACTACATTACTGTATACCCTGTCCAAGATGTCAATTCCTTGACAGATAGCAACGGAAATGTATTGCCGGATGCGTACTTGGTTCCAATGGGTACAACTGCAAAGGAATTCGCGGGCTATATTCATAGCGATTTAGAAGATAACTTCGTACACGCCATAGATGCCCGCACAAAAATGAGGGTGTCTGACGACCATATCCTAGAAGATAGAGATGTCATCAAAATCGTTAGTGCAGGTGGCAGGTAA